A DNA window from Methanobacterium sp. Maddingley MBC34 contains the following coding sequences:
- a CDS encoding Protein of unknown function (DUF2769) (PFAM: Protein of unknown function (DUF2769)): MDQFELALEKMSEMSEEQLKQLIDMEKEKICICRTCPTYNQCMTENNEALFCILGSNCEVDQVECICSQCPAHTNFEMKHESYCKDGSEKEQRLKDYK; the protein is encoded by the coding sequence ATGGACCAGTTTGAATTAGCCCTGGAAAAAATGTCTGAAATGTCGGAAGAACAGTTAAAACAATTAATTGACATGGAAAAGGAAAAGATTTGCATATGCAGGACCTGCCCAACATACAACCAGTGTATGACTGAAAATAATGAAGCACTATTCTGTATTTTAGGTAGTAACTGTGAAGTTGATCAGGTAGAGTGTATATGTTCCCAGTGTCCTGCCCACACTAACTTTGAAATGAAACATGAATCGTACTGTAAGGATGGTTCTGAAAAGGAGCAACGTTTGAAAGATTATAAATAA
- a CDS encoding dinucleotide-utilizing enzyme possibly involved in molybdopterin or thiamin biosynthesis (PFAM: MoeZ/MoeB domain; ThiF family) has protein sequence MNGYFGVFMPTEQEAKNYWEMLDRQKGIINKNEQLNLLNSQITVIGCGGIGGATTEMLARMGVGKLRIVDKDVFDKSNINRQLMSNSKSVGRPKTEITKKRLESINPSLKVEAFNQELNDKNVFKILKGSQIVIDALDNLLTRIIVSRCSEKLDIPFIHGAIHGTMGQVTVFNGSTPSYEELFKLPSHGHELTDEILSKVSNLSREVPPVIGPVPNIVGCLQAFESVKIITGKGTPIMAPRVLMFDLMKEEAFSVVRF, from the coding sequence ATGAATGGTTATTTTGGTGTATTTATGCCCACAGAACAGGAAGCAAAAAATTATTGGGAAATGTTAGACCGACAAAAGGGAATCATCAACAAAAATGAACAGTTGAATCTCTTAAACTCCCAGATTACTGTCATCGGCTGCGGAGGGATAGGTGGAGCCACCACTGAAATGTTGGCCAGAATGGGGGTTGGAAAGCTTCGAATAGTTGATAAAGATGTTTTTGACAAATCAAATATCAATCGACAGTTAATGAGCAACTCAAAAAGTGTAGGAAGACCAAAAACAGAAATAACCAAGAAAAGACTGGAATCCATTAACCCTTCCCTAAAAGTTGAAGCATTTAACCAGGAGTTGAATGATAAAAACGTTTTCAAAATATTAAAAGGAAGTCAAATCGTCATCGATGCCCTAGACAACCTTTTAACCCGCATTATTGTGAGCAGATGCAGCGAAAAATTAGATATACCTTTCATCCACGGGGCCATACACGGCACCATGGGCCAAGTTACTGTTTTTAACGGTTCCACGCCATCTTACGAAGAATTATTTAAATTACCATCCCATGGCCATGAATTAACCGATGAAATCCTTTCAAAGGTTTCCAATCTCAGTAGAGAAGTTCCACCAGTAATTGGACCAGTACCCAATATCGTAGGGTGTCTCCAGGCTTTTGAATCCGTTAAAATCATTACAGGCAAAGGAACCCCCATAATGGCCCCTCGTGTCCTGATGTTCGATTTGATGAAAGAAGAAGCATTTTCAGTGGTTCGTTTTTAA
- a CDS encoding putative methanogenesis marker protein 8 (PFAM: Uncharacterized protein conserved in archaea (DUF2099)~TIGRFAM: putative methanogenesis marker protein 8): MDEHVIEALGKTRVKIKNGKVIEVGEPKIEYCPIFDKYRGIKKLTSKNVKENIEFRINDFGFCTGERTLRMQDFLSFGVSETLNTAVEAGEIDVVVTVCEGCGTVILTEPELIQGIGGRVSGLVSTTPLEDVINALGVENILNSETAEINQIEGVIKAIEMGFEKIAVTLVSAADAKKIRELEKQNPNVKIYIFVAHVTQISEEDAENLFKYADVITGCASKCVREIGEDKSHFRAGESIPIYGVTEDGKKFLEMRIKKIGGLKDKKDPQLPKPLL; encoded by the coding sequence ATGGATGAGCATGTGATTGAAGCCCTGGGTAAAACCCGGGTTAAAATTAAAAACGGGAAAGTAATAGAAGTTGGGGAGCCTAAAATAGAATACTGTCCAATATTCGATAAATACAGGGGAATAAAAAAGCTCACTTCTAAAAATGTAAAGGAAAACATTGAATTTCGCATAAATGATTTTGGTTTTTGCACCGGTGAGAGAACCTTAAGAATGCAGGACTTTCTTTCTTTTGGAGTTTCAGAAACCTTAAATACTGCAGTAGAAGCTGGAGAAATTGATGTGGTGGTAACTGTATGTGAAGGATGTGGGACGGTAATATTAACTGAACCCGAGTTGATTCAGGGTATCGGGGGTCGGGTATCTGGTCTGGTGAGCACAACTCCTCTGGAAGATGTTATAAATGCGTTAGGTGTTGAAAATATATTAAATTCAGAAACAGCAGAGATTAACCAGATTGAAGGTGTTATTAAAGCAATTGAAATGGGATTTGAAAAGATAGCAGTTACTCTGGTTTCTGCAGCAGATGCAAAGAAGATCAGGGAGCTTGAAAAACAGAATCCAAATGTAAAAATATACATCTTCGTGGCCCATGTAACCCAGATTTCAGAAGAAGATGCTGAAAACCTGTTTAAATATGCTGATGTGATAACTGGATGTGCATCTAAGTGTGTCCGGGAAATTGGAGAAGATAAATCTCATTTCAGGGCAGGTGAATCCATACCAATCTATGGAGTCACTGAAGACGGTAAAAAATTCCTGGAAATGAGAATTAAGAAGATTGGGGGATTAAAGGATAAGAAAGATCCACAGCTTCCGAAACCTCTACTTTAA